One window of Spirochaetota bacterium genomic DNA carries:
- the flhA gene encoding flagellar biosynthesis protein FlhA, whose translation MADGTRGLGDNLGWMNKTDILMGIGVIAVVSMLIIPIPTFLLDFLLSISIMLGILTLLVVMFVPRSFDFSVFPSLLLVTTVFRLALNVSSTRLILLQGAAFDSKIIRTFGEFVVGGNYVVGVLIFIILTAVQFIVITKGATRTAEVAARFTLDAMPGKQMSIDSDLSNGVITEEEARKRRGEIRKEADFYGAMDGASKFVQGDVKVGIVIILINIIGGFIIGMVMRGEPFDVALRTYTLLSIGDGLVAQIPSLLITTATGIIVTRAVSDENLGDDLAKQLSQQPRALMITAGALALSALIPGFPKFSVLLLAAGLGALGYVLNQTREEQFEKARVDEKQAALKEHKPESVISLIQVDPLEVEIGYSLIPLVDPEQGGTLLDRITNIRRRSALEMGLIVPPIRIRDNMELESSSYSILIKGVEVGGGLLQVGRLMAMDSGEVTDKIEGSEFTEPVFSLKAIWVDPEVRGTAEQRGYTVVDCPTIIATHLTEIIKRHADEILGRQEVQQLVDNIKNDYPAVINELVSERKMSLGDIQKVLQNLLREHVSIRNMITILETLASYAEFSKDTGILTEYVRVALSRQICKEYADKTNTMSVITVDPEIENILRSSIHDDPIEGRVLGLDPDTHGSVIKSFTDSYVKARSTGYVPVFLVSPHIRSVTFSLLQREVPDPIVLSYNEIVPSVKINVISSAAMSSVA comes from the coding sequence ATGGCGGACGGAACACGAGGATTGGGCGATAACCTGGGCTGGATGAATAAGACCGATATCCTGATGGGGATCGGGGTTATCGCCGTTGTCTCCATGCTTATCATCCCCATCCCCACGTTTCTTCTGGACTTCCTGTTATCCATAAGCATCATGCTGGGGATACTCACTCTGCTCGTGGTGATGTTCGTGCCGCGCTCGTTCGATTTCTCGGTGTTTCCTTCGTTGTTGCTCGTGACAACCGTGTTTCGTCTTGCGCTCAACGTGTCGTCAACGCGGCTCATCCTGTTGCAGGGGGCGGCCTTCGATAGCAAGATTATCCGTACCTTCGGTGAGTTCGTTGTCGGGGGCAATTACGTCGTCGGGGTGCTCATCTTCATCATCCTCACCGCCGTGCAGTTCATCGTCATCACCAAGGGCGCGACGCGGACCGCGGAAGTCGCCGCCAGGTTTACCCTCGACGCTATGCCGGGCAAACAGATGAGTATCGATTCGGATCTCTCCAACGGCGTTATCACCGAGGAAGAGGCCCGCAAGCGCCGGGGCGAGATCCGTAAAGAGGCCGACTTCTACGGCGCCATGGATGGAGCCTCGAAGTTCGTCCAGGGCGATGTGAAGGTCGGCATCGTCATCATCCTCATCAACATCATCGGAGGATTCATAATCGGCATGGTGATGCGCGGTGAGCCATTCGACGTGGCGCTGCGAACGTACACCCTGCTTTCCATCGGCGACGGACTGGTCGCACAGATCCCATCGTTGCTCATCACCACCGCCACCGGTATCATCGTTACGCGCGCGGTCTCCGATGAGAACCTCGGCGATGACCTGGCGAAACAGCTCAGCCAGCAGCCCCGGGCGCTCATGATCACCGCCGGCGCGCTGGCCCTGTCCGCGCTCATCCCCGGGTTCCCGAAGTTCTCTGTTCTCCTGCTCGCCGCAGGGCTCGGCGCCCTTGGATACGTGCTCAACCAGACCCGCGAAGAACAGTTCGAGAAGGCGCGGGTGGATGAGAAACAGGCGGCGTTGAAGGAGCACAAGCCGGAATCGGTGATATCGCTGATACAGGTCGATCCGCTCGAGGTGGAAATCGGTTACAGTCTCATACCCCTGGTCGACCCCGAACAGGGGGGCACGCTCCTGGACCGCATCACCAACATACGGCGCAGAAGCGCGCTCGAGATGGGGCTCATCGTTCCGCCCATTCGTATTCGTGACAATATGGAACTTGAATCAAGCTCTTATTCGATCCTCATCAAGGGCGTCGAGGTCGGCGGCGGGCTCCTCCAGGTGGGGAGGCTCATGGCGATGGATTCCGGCGAGGTGACGGATAAGATTGAAGGATCGGAGTTCACCGAACCGGTTTTCAGCCTGAAGGCGATATGGGTAGACCCGGAAGTACGCGGCACGGCCGAGCAGCGCGGTTACACCGTGGTCGACTGTCCGACGATCATTGCCACCCACCTTACCGAAATCATCAAGCGCCATGCCGACGAGATACTCGGGCGACAGGAGGTCCAGCAGCTCGTCGATAACATCAAGAACGACTACCCCGCCGTGATAAACGAACTGGTTTCCGAGAGAAAGATGTCGCTGGGCGACATACAGAAGGTGCTGCAGAATCTTCTGCGCGAGCACGTCTCCATTCGCAACATGATCACCATCCTCGAGACGCTCGCAAGCTACGCGGAGTTCAGCAAGGATACGGGAATCCTGACTGAATACGTGCGGGTGGCGCTCTCCCGCCAGATATGCAAGGAATACGCCGACAAAACAAACACTATGTCGGTGATCACCGTTGATCCGGAGATAGAGAACATTCTGCGTTCATCGATTCACGACGACCCGATAGAGGGGCGGGTCCTGGGGCTGGACCCGGACACGCACGGAAGCGTTATCAAGTCGTTCACGGACTCGTATGTGAAGGCCCGAAGCACGGGGTATGTGCCGGTTTTTCTGGTGTCGCCGCACATACGCAGCGTCACGTTCAGCCTGCTGCAGCGCGAGGTCCCGGACCCGATAGTTCTTTCGTATAACGAGATAGTTCCGAGCGTGAAAATTAACGTTATTTCATCGGCCGCGATGTCGAGCGTGGCCTGA
- the flhB gene encoding flagellar biosynthesis protein FlhB, whose amino-acid sequence MRVKSTVDDGGSMLNELNIRTFNIVEDVPAPRGFRFDLQRFASEDEGRTEDPTDKKLREAREKGQVAKTQELPQAVVVIFGFLIIFFFASWIYDSMVAMTKYYMSSFSRFSLTERSILIELYHVSVESAKILIPLFIGVSIAAFLGDVVQVGFQVSTHPLKFDPSKLKFDPATVLRKIFFSKQVAMNLFKSLFKVVVIGGVTCLIIASDYDEILKTPDVSIAMALQIIGILALKIILWAAAIMLLLSIPDYIFQKREFIDSLKMTKQEMKEEMKETMGDPYLRARLREMQREIVMKNMIREVPKADVVVTNPTHFAVALKYDNDVMTAPMVVAKGVDSMALRIRQIARENEVMLVENRPLAQELHRRLEVGDIIPGDLFYAVTLVYAELYRKRGYQQAI is encoded by the coding sequence GTGCGGGTCAAATCAACGGTGGATGATGGCGGGTCGATGCTGAACGAGTTGAACATCAGGACTTTTAATATCGTGGAGGATGTGCCCGCGCCAAGGGGTTTCCGCTTCGACCTGCAGCGTTTCGCCTCCGAGGACGAGGGGCGGACCGAGGATCCCACCGACAAGAAGCTCCGCGAAGCGCGCGAGAAGGGGCAGGTCGCCAAAACCCAGGAACTGCCGCAGGCGGTGGTCGTAATATTCGGTTTCCTGATCATTTTTTTCTTCGCTTCCTGGATTTACGATTCGATGGTGGCGATGACGAAGTATTACATGTCGTCGTTCTCGCGCTTCTCGCTTACCGAGAGGAGCATTCTTATCGAGCTGTACCATGTGTCGGTCGAGTCCGCGAAGATCCTGATTCCGTTGTTCATCGGAGTGAGCATCGCCGCCTTCCTGGGGGACGTGGTGCAGGTCGGTTTCCAGGTGTCGACCCATCCCCTTAAATTCGATCCGTCGAAGCTGAAGTTCGATCCGGCCACCGTGCTGCGCAAGATATTCTTCTCCAAGCAGGTGGCGATGAACCTCTTCAAGTCGTTGTTCAAGGTTGTGGTCATCGGCGGTGTCACGTGCCTGATTATTGCCAGCGATTACGATGAAATACTGAAAACCCCGGACGTTTCCATCGCGATGGCGCTTCAGATAATCGGTATACTGGCGCTCAAAATCATCCTGTGGGCGGCGGCGATCATGCTGCTCCTTTCGATCCCCGACTACATTTTCCAGAAACGGGAGTTCATCGACTCCCTCAAGATGACGAAGCAGGAGATGAAGGAGGAGATGAAGGAGACGATGGGGGACCCATACCTCCGTGCGCGTCTGCGCGAAATGCAGCGGGAGATCGTAATGAAAAACATGATCCGCGAGGTTCCCAAGGCCGACGTCGTGGTGACCAATCCGACGCACTTCGCGGTCGCGCTGAAATACGATAATGACGTAATGACCGCGCCGATGGTGGTCGCGAAAGGTGTGGACAGCATGGCACTGCGCATACGGCAGATCGCCCGCGAGAACGAGGTGATGCTGGTTGAAAACAGGCCGCTCGCGCAGGAGCTCCACAGGCGCCTCGAGGTGGGAGACATCATTCCCGGGGACCTTTTTTACGCGGTAACCCTGGTCTATGCCGAGTTGTACCGAAAACGCGGATACCAGCAGGCTATTTGA